The following are from one region of the Channa argus isolate prfri chromosome 6, Channa argus male v1.0, whole genome shotgun sequence genome:
- the brwd1 gene encoding bromodomain and WD repeat-containing protein 3 isoform X3, with product MAKNRNISLLESELYYLISRFLTTGPCRKAAEVLAKELEEYELLPGRLDWLGNEHPRTYEDVVAANRHIAPDHLLQICKKIGPLLDKEVPSCVPGVHSLLGSGKQSVLRTAKDCNSVWFKASSYAALHRGRPPERPLNCKKPPHLVKVHRGRELTGVQRFSSISPVSNYEHMRLHRRILGHLSAVYCIAFDRTGLRIFTGSDDCLVKIWSSFDGRLHSTLRGHSAEITDLAVNYENTLIAAGSCDKIIRVWCLRTCAPVAVLQGHSGSITSLQFSPFAKGSKRYMLSTGTDATVCFWQWDVNNINFSDRPQKFTERPRPGVQTVCSSFSPGGMFLATGSTDDVIRIYYLGSGNPEKTSELHEHTDKVDSIQFCHSSERFVSGSRDGTARIWRLHQRQQWRCILLNMSATLPGADSLSEEESYFKPKVTMVAWDRHDNTVITAVNNHLLKVWNSYTGQLLHILKGHEAEVFVLEPHPFDPRIILSAGHDGNVFIWDLQRGTNTQHYFNMIEGQGHGAVFDCKFTPDGQRFACTDSHGHLLIFGFGSSKPYEKLPDQVFFHTDYRPLIRDANGFVLDEQTQQAPHLMPPPFLVDVDGNPHPPRYQRLVPGRENIAAEHLVPQLGYVATSDGEVVEQVISQQTAEPEEVALRRSSLLDEAIRQLQAEQDRHHHPVTGAGTGAEVEAEAHGPALALAPSTPRRVSVNDRADVQSPPNVGLRRSGQVEGVRQMHQNAPRSQMATERDLQAWRRRVVVPELASSSYSDQENIRMARGDEEVTLYNTRKRRIVYSSCRDDSDDEPPTTKRVHSRSDTLEFIDSSCEEGEETASSEDNELDGSELDSSNDEEEWNSDSSSHTSSEYSDWTADAGINLQPSTPLSSRKRVQRRLSTSEEEEEDNEEEEEKQQSDEEEKSLKKSKEKAKKAKNKSPRRPKPRPSINREVSNEFRPSQWITDVIPRKSPFVPQMGDEVIYFRQGHEAYVEAVNRSELYPINLDKQPWKKMELRDQEFVKITGIKYEVCPPTLCCLKLTLIDHGTGKITDKSFSVKYHDMPDVIDFLVLRQSYDEALRRNWQPNDRFRSVIDDAWWFGTIVCQEPYQPEYADSLFQCFKVRWDTGETEKLSPWDVEPIPDNAQQPETEGGGIPVTADEMSELMYKPLPGEWGEKSRDEECERIIPGITQLISAEIAAPFSGPVDLTQYPTYCTVIAYPTDLGTIRLRLMHRFYRRLSALIWDARYIAHNARTFNEPRSKIAHSAKIITNVLQKFVNKPSCTDIMEIYNAVEEMDDDEEDEDTEAPGTSSGHRLRQRSVEVLPDRDAWKEQCKNLLNYIFECEDSEPFRQPVDPQNYPDYHDIIDTPMDFGTVKRTLEEGHYENPIELCKDTRLIFANAKAYTPNKRSKIYSMTLRLSAFFEEQIRTIISEFKTAVKSSDRLRRSQRFRKKMQQPDQPTAMTSHKRAAVKTQEKVEPLSVTKSTSAKVSVPERTRGRRSSSSGHSSSEDDSVSKAASSTPAVNNRDFPSTHHGISLRSDGLKMSKPQFFKSDSETESEEEKHPGSSRHHQHRQKARVTRSNCAKQRKKVAESNSEEEEEEDDEEEIEFDSEGEEGEDGEASSGRRYPSRSKNNRNSRLTRNGAAADRKRAETRTDMNGHSSRLPRRDKRHFQDSEEATSQDSDREKKGDNITVRRSLKRKTARAAVNKIKLLEASDEDYEEEEPKPRRSSSRLRYTPRTSKRTAVIQSSSDSDGELSMRDEEDEDANASSSSSHNQQNGHMKSNKKRTSKQVAKIKGNDTMSHVNGHSSKHKSDSNSEQEETAEESSAEVEEEDETAVSQKPLRSTASAPARKKRITSEDEEDPEHRTTRHKPSLSSDDEKVHSSQKRPHQNGRNVEDAIHRDSKKRTKLLPSKSQDKQKSASINKLDGAESDERSDSPKRSSPRKKRLKNDKKCEVESNHSSEEFGVETKTRRSTRNKSSSKRPRGDTSASQSSEQEYKPKRKSRRKRSTDSSDEESDNSDNASNRRLSLRALPKKKYISDNSFSEEDSASASQVKQRNGDKTTTGPRDDQYNKTQSNRNSPTETRNQLSSKRKRIYTSDSEDGEEDRNKKPTPRNNKSSRSCSSKYQKREPQQEDGNSNQEDSLSQSDSSEEEYVGGSGSGKKKTAKRPTCKRKESYSSSSHDSDSESEHSSSVSENSFASSGSHSSPKRRSQRQCGIGKRTASRQLRQCRQRAASEEEDSDNSYGRPQRKTGVKTRNRGKRTVNYHDSE from the exons ATGGCCAAAAATCGGAACATTTCGCTCCTTGAGTCGG AGCTCTATTACTTGATTTCTCGTTTTCTAACAACGGGTCCATGTCGGAAAGCGGCTGAG GTCCTGGCGAAGGAACTAGAGGAGTATGAG CTCCTACCCGGGAGATTAGACTGGCTGGGGAACGAGCACCCGAGGACATATGAAGATGTG GTTGCAGCTAACAGACATATTGCACCAGACCATTTGCTACAGATATGCAAGAAGATCGGACCACTTCTTGACAAAGAGGTGCCATCATGTGTCCCAGGGGTACACTCTCTCCTGGGATCTGGAAAACAGTCGGTGCTTAGGACCGCAAAAG actgCAATAGTGTGTGGTTCAAAGCTTCGTCATATGCAGCCCTTCACCGGGGCAGACCACCAGAGAGGCCTTTGAACTGCAAGAAACCTCCACACCTTG TGAAGGTGCACCGAGGGAGAGAGCTGACAGGAGTGCAGCGCTTCAGCTCCATCAGTCCTGTCAGCAACTATGAGCACATGCGGCTGCATAGGCGGATCCTAGGgcatctgtctgcagtgtaCTGTATTGCATTTGATCGCACTGGCCTCAGGATCTTCACA gGCTCTGATGACTGTTTGGTGAAGATTTGGTCTTCTTTTGATGGAAGACTTCATTCAACCTTGCGCGGACACTCTGCAGAGATTACAGACTTGGCGGTTAATTATGAGAACACATTAATTGCAGCAGGAAGCTGTGACAAGATCATTCGTGTATGGTGCCTTCGTACCTGTGCTCCTGTGGCTGTGCTGCAGGGGCACAGTGGATCCATTACCTCCCTTCAG TTCTCGCCATTTGCAAAGGGCTCCAAACGTTACATGCTGTCTACTGGAACGGATGCTACTGTCTGCTTCTGGCAGTGGGATGTCAACAACATCAACTTTAG TGATCGGCCACAGAAATTTACAGAGCGGCCAAGGCCAGGAGTTCAGACTGTCTGTTCTTCATTCAGTCCAG GTGGGATGTTCTTAGCAACAGGAAGCACTGACGATGTCATCAGAATATATTACTTGGGAAGTGGAAATCCAGAAAAGACATCAGAGCTTCATGAACACACA GACAAAGTAGATAGCATCCAGTTTTGCCACTCTAGTGAAAG GTTTGTAAGTGGAAGTCGTGATGGAACGGCACGGATCTGGAGGCTCCATCAGCGGCAACAGTGGAGGTGCATCTTGCTCAACATGTCTGCCACTCTTCCAGG tgcTGATTCATTGAGTGAAGAGGAAAGCTACTTCAAACCCAAAGTCACCATGGTAGCATGGGATCGTCATGACAATACAGTCATCACGGCTGTTAACAACCATCTCCTCAAAGTGTGGAACTCCTACACAGGACAGCTGCTACATATCCTCAAA GGCCATGAGGCTGAGGTATTTGTGCTGGAACCACACCCATTTGACCCCAGGATCATCCTGTCTGCTGGCCATGATGGGAATGTCTTCATATGGGATCTACAGCGAgggacaaacacacagcactacTTCAACATG ATCGAGGGCCAGGGCCATGGAGCTGTTTTTGACTGTAAGTTCACTCCTGATGGCCAGCGCTTCGCCTGCACAGACTCCCATGGTCATCTACTCATCTTTGGCTTTGGTAGTTCCAAGCCTTATGAGAAG CTTCCAGACCAGGTGTTCTTCCACACAGACTACAGACCGCTGATCAGGGATGCCAATGGCTTCGTGCTGGATGAACAGACACAGCAGGCCCCACATCTGATGCCGCCGCCCTTCCTAGTGGATGTGGATGGAAATCCCCATCCACCGAG gTACCAGCGTCTTGTGCCAGGGCGGGAAAACATTGCTGCTGAACATCTGGTTCCACAGTTGGGATATGTAGCAACCA GTGATGGTGAAGTGGTCGAGCAGGTGATCAGCCAACAGACTGCAGAACCTGAGGAAGTTGCATTAAGGCGCAGCAGCCTTCTGGATGAAGCCATACGACAGCTCCAGGCAGAGCAGGACCGCCATCACCACCCTGTGACAGGGGCTGGAACAGGAGCAGAGGTGGAAGCTGAGGCACATGGCCCAGCCTTGGCACTTGCACCAAGTACACCACGCAGAG TTTCTGTGAATGATAGAGCAGATGTGCAATCTCCACCTAATGTGGGTCTGCGTCGGAGTGGACAAGTGGAGGGTGTCCGGCAGATGCACCAGAACGCTCCTCGCAGCCAGATGGCCACTGAGAGAGACCTGCAGGCCTGGAGACGCAGGGTGGTGGTACCTGAACTGGCATCCAGCAGCTACAG TGACCAGGAGAACATTCGAATGGCCAGAGGAGATGAGGAGGTGACTCTGTACAATACAAGGAAGAGGCGTATTGTCTACAGCAGCTGTCGA GATGATTCAGATGACGAGCCTCCCACCACAAAGCGAGTACATAGCCGCAGTGACACACTGGAATTTATCGACTCGTCATgtgaagagggagaggaaacTGCAAGCTCAGAG gACAATGAATTGGATGGCAGTGAACTGGATTCTTCCAACGATGAAGAGGAGTGGAATAGTGACAGCTCAAG CCACACGTCCAGTGAGTATTCAGACTGGACTGCAGATGCTGGTATCAACCTGCAGCCCTCCACCCCGCTGTCGTCCCGGAAACGAGTTCAGCGTAGGCTCAGCACctctgaagaggaggaggaagataatgaggaagaggaagagaagcagCAGAGTGACGAGGAGGAAAAATCTctgaagaaaagcaaagagaagGCCAAGAAAGCAAAGAACAAGTCACCCAGG CGTCCAAAGCCCAGGCCATCCATCAACAGAGAAGTATCTAATGAGTTCAGACCGTCACAATGGATCACTGATGTCATTCCCAGGAAGTCTCCTTTTGTTCCTCAAATGGGTGATGAG gttaTCTACTTCCGGCAGGGACATGAGGCCTATGTCGAGGCTGTGAACCGTAGTGAATTGTACCCCATCAACTTGGATAAGCAGCCATGGAAGAAAATGGAGCTCCGG GACCAAGAGTTTGTGAAGATCACTgggatcaaatatgaagtctGTCCTCCAACACTCTGCTGCTTGAAGCTGACTCTTATTGACCATGGCACAGGAAAAATCACGGACAAGTCATTTTCTGTCAA GTATCATGACATGCCAGATGTGATTGATTTCCTGGTGTTGAGACAGAGTTATGATGAGGCACTCCGTAGAAACTGGCAACCAA ATGACAGGTTTCGCTCAGTGATCGACGATGCCTGGTGGTTTGGGACTATTGTCTGTCAGGAGCCCTACCAACCAGAATATGCAGACAGTCTCTTCCAGTGCTTCAAAGTCAG atGGGACACTGGAGAAACTGAGAAACTAAGCCCATGGGATGTAGAACCTATTCCAGATAATG CCCAGCAGCCAGAGACAGAAGGAGGTGGCATCCCTGTGACAGCAGATGAGATGAGTGAGCTGATGTACAAACCTCTGCCAGGAGAGTGGGGGGAGAAGAGCAGGGACGAGGAGTGTGAACGCATAATCCCTGGTATCACCCAGCTCATCTCTGCCG AGATAGCAGCTCCCTTCTCAGGTCCTGTTGACTTGACCCAGTATCCAACTTACTGCACTGTGATCGCCTACCCCACTGATCTGGGCACAATCAGACTGCGACTTATGCACAGATTCTACAG ACGCCTGTCAGCATTAATCTGGGATGCCAGGTATATTGCACATAATGCCCGCACTTTCAATGAGCCAAGGAGCAAGATTGCCCACTCGgcaaaaataatcacaaatgtCCTCCAGAAATTTGTCAA taAGCCAAGCTGCACAGACATCATGGAGATTTACAATGCTGTAGAAGAgatggatgatgatgaagag GATGAGGACACTGAAGCACCAGGAACCTCCTCTGGACACAGATTACGTcag CGCTCTGTAGAGGTACTCCCAGACAGAGACGCCTGGAAGGAACAGTGCAAGAATCTGCTCAACTACATATTTGAGTGTGAGGACTCTGAACCGTTTAGACAGCCTGTGGATCCTCAGAACTATCCA GACTACCATGACATTATTGATACACCAATGGACTTTGGCACAGTTAAAAGGACCCTAGAGGAAGGCCACTATGAGAATCCTATAGAGCTTTGCAAAGACACCCGGCTAATATTTGCCAATGCTAAAGCCTACACACCCAATAAACGCTCTAAG aTTTACAGTATGACCTTGCGGCTCTCTGCCTTCTTCGAAGAACAAATCAGAACAATAATATCAGAATTTAAAACTGCTGTCAAGAGCAGTGACAGGCTTCGTCGCAGTCAGAGGTTCCGCAAGAAAATGCAGCAACCGGATCAGCCCACTGCCATGACAAG TCATAAGAGAGCAGCAGTCAAAACTCAGGAAAAAGTGGAGCCGTTGTCAGTGACCAAATCTACCTCAGCTAAAGTGTCTGTTCCTGAGAGAACCAGGGGTCGTCGAAGTAGCAGCTCAGGTCACAGCTCATCAGAGGACGACTCTGTCTCTAAAGCTGCTTCGTCAACACCAG CAGTTAATAATAGAGACTTTCCTTCAACTCATCATGGGATCAGTCTGAGATCTGACGGTCTAAAGATGTCAAAAcctcagtttttca AGTCTGATAGTGAGACTGAGTCAGAGGAGGAAAAACATCCAGGTTCCTCAAGACACCatcaacacagacagaaagcaagaGTCACAAGAAGTAATTGTGCGAAGCAGAGGAAAAAAG TTGCAGAAAgcaacagtgaagaggaggaggaagaagatgatgaagaagagaTAGAGTTTGACAGCGAAGGTGAAGAGGGAGAGGATGGGGAGGCATCTTCAGGTCGTCGCTACCCCAGCAGgagtaaaaacaacagaaattcCCGGCTGACCAGAAATGGTGCCGCTGCAGACAGAAAACGAGCAG AGACCAGAACTGACATGAACGGTCACAGCAGCAGATTGCCTCGCAGGGACAAACGTCACTTTCAGGACTCTGAGGAAGCCACATCCCAAGACTCTGATAGGGAGAAAAAGGGAGACAACATCACGGTTCGCAGGTCACTTAAGAGAAAGACAGCAAGGGCAGCTGTGAATAAGATCAAACTCCTTGAAGCATCAGATGAAGACTACGAGGAAGAGGAGCCGAAGCCGCGAAGGAGCAGCAGCCGCCTCCGTTACACACCTCGGACCAGCAAACGCACTGCAGTGATCCAAAGCAGCTCAGATTCAGATGGAGAGCTGTCAATGCGGG atgaggaggatgaggatgcCAAtgcttcatcttcatcttctcacAATCAGCAGAATGGACATATGAAGTCCAACAAAAAGAGGACATCAAAACAAGTTGCTAAGATTAAGGGAAATG ATACAATGTCTCATGTGAATGGGCACAGTTCAAAACATAAGTCTGACAGTAACTCTGAGCAAGAGGAAACTGCAGAAGAGAGTTctgcagaggtggaggaggaggatgagactGCTGTGTCTCAAAAACCCTTGAGAAGCACAGCAAGCGCTCCAGCCAGGAAAAAGAGGATTACAAGTGAGGACGAAGAGGATCCTGAACATAGGACCACACGACACAAACCTTCTTTAAGCTCAGATGATGAAAAAGTCCACAGTTCCCAGAAACGCCCACACcaaaatggaagaaatgtggAAGACGCAATCCACAGGGACTCCAAGAAAAGGACTAAACTTTTACCATCAAAAAgccaagacaaacaaaaatctgcCTCAATTAATAAACTGGATGGTGCAGAATCAGATGAACGAAGTGATTCTCCAAAGAGATCCAGTCCACGcaagaaaagactgaaaaacGATAAAAAATGTGAAGTAGAAAGCAATCACTCCAGTGAAGAGTTTGGGGTTGAAACAAAGACGAGGAGGTCCACACGAAACAAGAGCAGTTCTAAACGGCCTCGCGGTGACACCTCAGCTTCACAGAGTTCGGAGCAGGAATACAAACCCAAAAGGAAGTCAAGGAGGAAACGCTCAACTGACTCATCAGATGAAGAGTCCGATAATTCAGATAACGCATCAAATAGGCGGCTGAGTCTCCGAGCCCtaccaaaaaagaaatacattagtGACAACTCTTTTTCTGAGGAAGATTCTGCTTCTGCAAGCCAAGTTAAACAGAGGAACGGTGATAAAACCACCACAGGTCCTAGAGACGACCAGTATAATAAGACACAGTCTAACAGAAACTCTCCAACTGAAACCAGAAATCAGCTGTCTTCCAAGAGAAAACGCATTTACACCTCAGACTCTGAAGATGGGGAGGAGGATAGAAACAAGAAGCCAACACCCAGGAACAATAAAAGTAGCAGATCATGCTCCTCAAAGTACCAGAAAAGGGAACCTCAACAAGAGGATGGTAACAGCAACCAAGAGGACTCCTTATCCCAGTCTGATTCCAGCGAGGAGGAATATGTTGGTGGTTCAGGAAGTGGGAAGAAGAAAACCGCAAAGCGGCCAACATGCAAACGAAAGGAaagctacagcagcagcagccatgaTTCTGACTCTGAAAGTGAGCATTCGTCCTCAGTCTCTGAAAACTCATTTGCAAGCTCAGGGTCCCACAGCAGTCCAAAGAGAAGAAGTCAGAGACAGTGTGGGATTGGTAAAAGGACTGCCAGCCGACAGCTAAGGCAGTGCCGGCAACGGGCTGCctcagaggaggaggacagtgaCAACTCATATGGCAGACCGCAGCGAAAGACAGGAGTGAAAACCCGGAACCGGGGAAAACGGACAGTAAACTATCACGACAGTGAATGA